From a single Cytophagales bacterium WSM2-2 genomic region:
- the sodA_1 gene encoding superoxide dismutase — protein sequence MKTISRRKFVKDSIKVTAAVSVIAPLALRAEGDEDAIPNAFQFTQVALPYSFNALEPHIDAMTMEIHYTKHHTAYIKNVNDAIAVDKISYENEKDFFANASKLSAKAKNNSGGAWNHNFFWQVMKPNAGGAPSGKISDAINGTFGSFDKFKEEFTKAAMGRFGSGWAWLVNDGGKLKIGSTANQDNPMMDSSEFKGTPILGLDVWEHAYYLKYQNKRNEYVSAWWNLVNWEEVAKRLG from the coding sequence ATGAAAACGATAAGCCGCAGAAAATTTGTAAAAGATTCTATCAAAGTAACAGCAGCAGTTTCAGTTATTGCTCCTCTCGCGCTCCGTGCAGAAGGAGACGAGGATGCTATCCCTAACGCATTTCAATTCACGCAGGTCGCACTCCCTTATTCATTCAATGCATTGGAACCTCACATCGATGCGATGACGATGGAGATTCACTACACGAAGCATCACACAGCGTATATTAAAAATGTGAACGATGCGATCGCTGTTGATAAAATCTCATACGAAAATGAAAAGGACTTTTTCGCAAATGCATCAAAGCTTTCAGCAAAAGCAAAAAACAACAGTGGTGGCGCATGGAACCATAATTTCTTCTGGCAGGTTATGAAACCCAATGCAGGAGGCGCTCCCTCCGGAAAAATCAGTGATGCGATCAACGGTACTTTTGGATCGTTCGATAAATTCAAAGAAGAGTTTACAAAAGCCGCGATGGGCCGCTTTGGATCAGGATGGGCGTGGCTCGTAAATGATGGTGGTAAATTAAAAATCGGAAGCACTGCCAACCAGGACAACCCAATGATGGATTCATCTGAATTCAAAGGAACTCCTATCCTTGGATTGGACGTTTGGGAACATGCTTACTATTTAAAATACCAAAACAAGCGCAATGAGTATGTTAGTGCCTGGTGGAATTTAGTAAACTGGGAAGAAGTCGCTAAGAGACTGGGATAA
- the chrA gene encoding hypothetical protein — MVARVRYPDFLKEVLLLSVSCFGGPQAHITHFIKRLVERKKYLTEAELIELNALGQVLPGPTSTQTLTAIAYKLGGPNLAYLTLFIWMLPSVAIMTVAAVLMANFEMHQTSLAFTRFIQPMAVGFVAYGAYSIGMKTIKRPRGVLLMILAAIISYFVRSPFVFPLILLAAGCVTAFNYKFYPRQPKKKLDVAWPNFILWIGVLIFAAVLGSFTKANPELLPIRLFENFYRNGSLVFGGGQVLTPLLHTEFVQFAKPSFEGIRQPYLNNDEFLSGYAIVQSLPGPVFSFCSYVGALAMHSRGYGISGQILGAIISAIGIFLPGTFLIFFMIRVWDGLKSFRAIRASLEGILAANTGLVAAAALILFLPLISEDHSLKNILLNLLFTFGTFATIAFTRFPSWAIIIAGLILGVLI, encoded by the coding sequence TTGGTCGCCCGCGTCCGCTATCCCGACTTTTTAAAGGAGGTGCTCCTGTTGTCTGTCTCCTGTTTTGGTGGACCGCAAGCACACATTACTCACTTTATAAAAAGACTTGTTGAGCGGAAGAAGTACCTCACCGAAGCTGAGCTTATCGAACTCAATGCTTTGGGGCAGGTGCTTCCCGGCCCCACTTCAACACAAACACTCACGGCCATTGCTTATAAACTCGGGGGACCTAACCTGGCGTATCTCACTCTTTTCATCTGGATGCTTCCGTCTGTTGCGATCATGACAGTGGCTGCAGTTCTGATGGCAAATTTTGAGATGCATCAAACATCGCTCGCGTTCACACGGTTCATTCAGCCTATGGCCGTGGGTTTTGTAGCCTATGGCGCTTACTCCATCGGAATGAAAACCATCAAACGACCGCGCGGAGTGCTGTTGATGATTCTGGCTGCTATCATTTCCTATTTCGTTCGCAGTCCTTTTGTATTTCCATTGATTTTACTCGCAGCCGGATGCGTCACCGCATTCAACTATAAATTTTATCCGCGTCAGCCGAAAAAGAAACTTGACGTTGCCTGGCCTAATTTTATCCTTTGGATCGGGGTCTTGATTTTTGCTGCAGTGCTGGGAAGTTTCACAAAAGCCAATCCCGAACTTTTGCCGATTCGTTTATTTGAAAATTTCTATCGTAACGGAAGCCTTGTTTTTGGTGGAGGGCAGGTGCTTACTCCGCTGCTTCATACGGAGTTTGTACAGTTCGCAAAACCTTCTTTCGAAGGTATCAGACAACCTTATCTAAACAATGATGAATTCCTCTCTGGGTACGCAATTGTACAGTCATTACCAGGGCCGGTATTTTCTTTTTGTTCGTATGTAGGTGCGCTGGCGATGCACAGCAGGGGGTATGGTATTTCGGGGCAAATCTTGGGAGCTATTATTTCTGCAATAGGAATTTTTCTTCCGGGCACTTTTCTGATCTTCTTCATGATCCGTGTCTGGGATGGCCTTAAATCTTTCCGGGCGATACGCGCTTCACTCGAAGGTATTCTTGCAGCGAACACAGGACTTGTCGCAGCGGCCGCGTTGATTTTGTTTCTTCCTCTGATTTCAGAAGATCATTCGTTGAAAAATATCTTGCTAAATCTGTTGTTTACATTCGGAACGTTTGCCACAATCGCATTTACGCGATTCCCGTCATGGGCGATTATTATCGCCGGGTTGATCCTGGGAGTTTTGATTTGA
- the accD gene encoding acetyl-coenzyme A carboxylase carboxyl transferase subunit beta — protein sequence MPWFKRTDKGILTPTESKREVPDGLWFKSPAGKIIHTRELKNNAYVVPEEDHHVKIGSKEYFEILFDNNEFTELDVNMESADPLKFSDTKPYPKRIKESQAKVQLKDAVRTAYGKMNGIDIVIACMDFSFIGGSMGSVVGEKIARAIDHSLKTKTPFLMISRSGGARMMEAGLSLMQMAKTSAKLSLLDQAKIPYISLLTDPTTGGVTASYAMLGDFNISEPGALIGFAGPRVIRETIGKDLPKGFQSAEFVLDHGFLDFIVDRRNLRERLTTLLKMLK from the coding sequence ATGCCTTGGTTCAAACGTACAGATAAAGGAATCTTAACTCCCACTGAGTCGAAAAGAGAAGTTCCGGATGGTTTGTGGTTCAAGTCTCCGGCGGGAAAAATCATACATACGCGCGAGTTGAAAAACAACGCCTACGTTGTACCGGAAGAAGACCATCACGTAAAAATCGGATCGAAAGAATATTTCGAAATTCTTTTTGATAATAACGAGTTTACCGAATTGGATGTCAACATGGAGTCAGCTGACCCGCTCAAGTTTTCTGACACCAAGCCGTATCCCAAGCGAATCAAAGAATCACAGGCGAAGGTACAGTTGAAAGATGCTGTGCGCACAGCCTACGGAAAAATGAACGGGATTGATATCGTGATCGCCTGTATGGACTTCAGTTTCATTGGCGGTTCCATGGGATCTGTAGTCGGAGAAAAAATTGCACGTGCCATCGACCACTCCTTGAAAACAAAAACTCCGTTCCTGATGATCTCCCGTTCAGGTGGTGCACGTATGATGGAGGCCGGACTCTCGCTCATGCAGATGGCGAAAACTTCTGCCAAACTCTCGTTACTTGACCAGGCCAAAATTCCTTACATCTCATTGCTCACCGACCCTACCACGGGTGGTGTAACTGCTTCGTATGCAATGTTGGGTGACTTCAATATTTCTGAACCGGGAGCGTTGATTGGCTTTGCTGGACCGCGTGTCATTCGTGAAACCATCGGAAAAGATCTACCCAAAGGATTCCAAAGTGCCGAGTTTGTATTAGATCACGGCTTCCTCGACTTTATCGTTGACCGCAGAAATCTCAGAGAACGGTTGACGACATTGTTGAAAATGCTGAAGTAG
- a CDS encoding flavonol synthase → MAEILYDEVPSLDLADFTGGDAEKKKKFVAALGAAYNNIGFVAIRNHYLSDELSAKLYEVIKKFFAQADPVKQQYEIPGLAGQRGYIGKGKEHAKGRNTGDLKEFYHVGQTVVGDDPIKKEYPDNIFPKELPEFKEISLEVYKQLERTGVQMLKAIALYLNLPENYFDDKVKHGNSILRPIHYFPIEDPDSVPADAVRAAEHGDINLITLLMGASADGLQVKRRDGKWIPITALPEQLVVNVGDMLERLTNKTLKSTIHRVVNPPRHLMNKPRYSIPFFMHPRSEMNLASLPSCVSAENPKLWEDTTAGDFLNQRLKEIGLKK, encoded by the coding sequence ATGGCAGAAATATTATACGATGAAGTCCCTTCGTTAGACCTGGCTGATTTCACCGGTGGTGATGCGGAGAAAAAGAAAAAGTTTGTAGCTGCGCTGGGTGCTGCCTACAATAATATCGGGTTCGTTGCGATTCGCAATCATTACCTGTCTGACGAATTGAGCGCCAAATTATACGAAGTCATCAAAAAGTTCTTCGCACAGGCTGATCCCGTAAAACAGCAATATGAAATTCCAGGACTTGCAGGCCAGCGGGGATATATCGGCAAAGGAAAAGAACACGCGAAAGGCAGAAATACCGGTGACCTGAAAGAATTTTACCACGTGGGACAAACGGTAGTTGGAGATGATCCAATCAAAAAGGAGTATCCAGACAATATTTTTCCAAAAGAACTTCCTGAATTCAAAGAAATATCCCTCGAGGTTTATAAACAATTGGAACGTACAGGTGTGCAAATGCTTAAAGCCATTGCCTTGTACTTGAATTTACCCGAAAATTATTTTGACGATAAAGTAAAGCACGGCAATAGTATTTTAAGACCGATACACTATTTCCCAATTGAAGATCCGGATTCTGTTCCTGCCGATGCGGTGCGTGCAGCTGAACATGGCGACATCAACCTCATTACGCTGCTGATGGGCGCAAGCGCTGATGGCTTGCAAGTGAAAAGACGCGATGGCAAATGGATACCGATCACCGCGTTGCCGGAACAACTGGTAGTGAACGTAGGTGATATGCTTGAACGTCTTACCAATAAAACACTGAAGTCAACTATTCATCGTGTGGTGAATCCTCCACGCCATTTGATGAACAAACCCCGATATTCAATTCCTTTCTTCATGCATCCTCGTTCCGAGATGAATTTGGCTTCACTTCCTAGTTGTGTAAGTGCAGAAAATCCGAAACTTTGGGAGGATACGACTGCCGGTGATTTCCTGAATCAACGGTTGAAGGAAATAGGTTTGAAAAAGTAA